One bacterium genomic window carries:
- a CDS encoding glycyl-radical enzyme activating protein, which translates to MNRPLVIDIKRHALAGSSGIRTTIFFKGCQLNCLWCHNPEAIDPDMEIGFYPSKCLLCGDCVDVCPTKACSLDNPARIDRERCIRCGRCTEVCTGLSLQRIGTYYSPEQILELVLQDQQLFRGLDGGVTLSGGEPTLHMDYISILLRMLKKDGVHTAIETNGLFSGAEFQKTILEFLDLIYFDVKLVHPDLHRLYTGQGNEQILDNLTMLMSLCPEKMIPRIPLVPGITTTNEARQSMSVLFRKLSIKEYALLPYNSLGHAKLQTLGKTPLMLPGPAKENLSRREGDRSPVAAQ; encoded by the coding sequence GTGAACCGTCCATTGGTCATCGATATTAAAAGACATGCTCTAGCCGGTAGTTCGGGCATTCGAACCACGATCTTTTTCAAAGGCTGCCAGTTGAACTGTTTGTGGTGCCATAATCCGGAAGCCATTGATCCGGACATGGAAATCGGTTTTTACCCATCCAAATGCCTTTTGTGCGGGGATTGTGTGGATGTTTGTCCAACTAAAGCCTGCAGCCTGGATAATCCTGCCCGGATAGACCGGGAGCGGTGCATCCGGTGCGGTCGATGCACGGAAGTTTGCACCGGACTGAGCTTGCAGCGCATTGGCACTTATTACTCGCCTGAACAGATCCTTGAACTGGTACTCCAGGATCAGCAATTATTCCGTGGTTTGGATGGAGGCGTCACTTTATCGGGAGGGGAACCTACACTTCACATGGATTATATCTCGATCCTCCTCCGAATGCTGAAAAAGGATGGGGTTCACACGGCTATTGAAACCAATGGACTTTTCTCAGGAGCTGAATTTCAGAAAACCATCCTTGAATTCCTCGATCTTATTTATTTTGACGTCAAACTGGTTCACCCTGATCTCCACCGCCTCTATACCGGGCAAGGCAATGAGCAGATTCTGGACAATCTGACTATGCTCATGAGCCTCTGTCCTGAAAAGATGATTCCCCGCATCCCCCTTGTTCCCGGCATCACGACCACGAATGAAGCCCGCCAGTCAATGTCTGTCCTGTTCCGGAAATTGAGCATCAAAGAATATGCCCTTTTGCCGTATAATTCTCTCGGCCATGCCAAACTTCAAACCCTGGGCAAGACGCCCCTCATGCTCCCCGGTCCGGCAAAGGAGAATCTGAGCCGGAGGGAGGGTGACAGGTCGCCGGTTGCAGCTCAGTGA